ACATGGTCAGCCGCATCCGTGGCGGCAAATCGTTCATCACCCTGGACGAAGGCGACGTACCGCTGCCGCCATCTGTGGTCGGCCCGGAAGCTTCCGCCGTGGCAGCGCTGTCGGCCAATGCCCGCGTGCTGGTGTTTGGTCTGGACGAGATGAAGGTGCTGACCAACGGCGGTCGCGGCGTGATCGTGATGGAACTCGAAGACAAGGAAACGCTGGTCTCGGCCAAGCCGATCAGCCAGAAAGGCGTCATTGTCAGCGGCATCGGCCGTGGCGCCAAGCCGCAGGATGTGCGCCTGTCGGCGTCCGGGCTGGCCGAGCACATCGGCAAGCGCGCCCGCAAGGGCAAGGCGCTGGCTACCAAGATCAAGCCGAGCGGGCTGACGCCGATCGTGTAACTACAACGTGCAGCAACAAGCCGTCATCCCGCAGCAGCGGCATGACGGCTTTTTTATATCAGCGAATCACGTGGATGCTGCCAGCAGCCAGTCGCGGCCCCGGCCATCGAGCGCGGCTGCAATCACGTCTTCCGGCAGGGTGTACACGGTCGCCCAGGTTGCCCGGCCATCGGCGCTATTGGACGGAAAGCTGGCCGTTTCGATCGGCCAGTGATACTTGCGCTTCAAGGTCCGCACGATGGCGGCCAGGGTCACCCGGCCGCGCAGCGGTTCGGCGCCGGTTTGGTCGGCGTTGGAGAGTAAAACAGCCAGCACTGCACCGCGCGCGGTACGGGGGCCGGGAAATACGGGATTTTTACGTGTCATCCCGCATTCTAGACGCGATCCGGCTTAAAAATCCACGTTCGCCGACAACCAGAGCCGGCGCCCTTCCTGGCTGTTCACATACGTGTTGCTGTAGGTGGGGTTGGCGGTCGGCGTGGCGCGGTACGAACGATAGTCGAGGAAGTCCTTGTTGAGCAGGTTGTAAATCGCCGCGTTCAGGGTGACCGCCTTGGTCAGCTGGTAGCTGCCGCCCAGGTGCAACATGGTGTAGCCCTGGTAGTCGCCCAGCACTTCCTTGGCCACGCGGGTGGACGCCGACGTACCCGGATCGCGGAAGCGGTCGCTGCGATATTCGGCGCGCAGCCAGCTCTTGACGTCGGGCGTGATGTCCCACGTCAGGCGCGCATTGACCGCGTGCTCGGGCGTATCGCTGAGCGGCTTGCCGGCGTTGGCGCCGCTTTTCTGCTCGCTGTCGGTGTACGTGTAGTTGGCGCTGGCAGCGACGGTCTTGCTCAGTGCCACGCGGGTGTTGAATTCCGCGCCGCGCGTGACGGCCTCATCGACGTTGATCGACTGGCCGAACGCATCGACATTGGGCCAGTTGCCGAAGCTGACGCAACCGGGACGATTCGGCGCCTGGCGATAGTCGCAGTTGATCAGGCCGGTGCCGGTGGTGATCTTGTCCTTGAACTTGTTATTGAACAGGGTACCGCTGGCGGTCCAGCCGGCCAGATTGTCGAAGTGGACGCTCAGTTCGGTGGCGGTGCTGGTTTCGGGTTTCAGGCCCGGGCTGCCCACCAGCGGTATCGTGCCCTGGCCGCCGAAGCCGTTGATGCCCGGCGACAGTTGCTCAACACGCGGCGTCTTGTAGCCACGGCTCACGCCGCCCTTGACGGTCCAGTTGGGCGTGGCGCTCCAGACCGCGTAAGCACGCGGACTCATCTGCCCGCCGAAGATGCTGTGGTCGTCATAGCGCGCGCCGAGCGTCAGTGCCACGGTCTCGGCCAGGCGCCATTCGTCTTCCAGGAACAACGCTTTTTGCGTGAACTCGAACTTGGCGGGCGCCACGCCGTCGGTCATCTCGGCCTGCCACCACTGGGCGCCGATGGTGGACATGTGGTTGCCCCACGGCAGTACCAGCTTGGTGTCGAACACGCGGCTTTCCACTTCCAGCGTGCGCGCGCTGCCCGCCACCGCACCGGGCGTACCGGGCGGAATGGTGCGGCCGATAGTCTCGGTCTGGTTGACCATGTAGCTGCTGTCGATGGTGCCCCAGCCCAGGCGGCCCGTGTGCGACAGGGTGTACTGGTCGCGATTGTATTTCTGCTTGGGACCGTAACCGCCCTGCACGCCCAGCGTACCCAGCTGGCCGGCGGCGTTGTCATAGGTCTGGCGCCCCGCTTCCACGTCGAGCATGATGGTGTGCGCGCGGTTGGGCGTAAACGCCAGGCGGCCGCCGTAGTTGTTCACTTCCGAGCGCACCGGGTTGGCGCCCATATTGGTCGGCGTTTCCACGCCATTGATGTTCTGGTACGTGACGTTGGCCGCGTCGCGGCGCTGGGTGCTGCCGCGCAAGGACAGGCCCAGCAAGTCGGTGCTGAGCGGACCGCTCAGGTAAAAGCGGCCGGCCTTGACGTCGCCGAAGGCTGACTCCTGCTGCGCCGTGTAGTCGGCGCCCACCGAACCGATCCATTTTTTGCCGACCTTGCGGGTGATGATGTTGACCACGCCGCCCATGGCGTCGGAGCCGTACAGGGTGGACATCGGCCCACGGATCACCTCGATGCGTTCGATCGCTGCCAGCGGCGGCATGAAGCTGGTCTGGGTGCCGCCGAAGTTATTCGGCGTGACATTGCCGGCCGCGTTCTGGCGGCGGCCGTCGATCAATACCAGGGTGTAGTCGCTGGGCATGCCACGGATGCTGATATTCATGCCGCCGGTCTTGTCGCTGGCCGCCCCCACGTCGATCCCCTCCACGCTCTCGAGCGCCTGGGTCAGGTTGCCAAAACGTTCGCGCTCGAGCTCTGCGCGCGTGATCACGGTAATCGACGCTGGCGCATCCTTGATGTTCTGCTCGAACCCGGCAGCAGACACCACTACTTCGGCCATGGTGCCGGTGGTGGCAATCTGCGCCAGGGCGCTACCGGCACTAACGGAACCACCAGCCATGACAACGGCAATGGCGAGCGCCAGCGCGGTCTTTCGGGTGGGGTGCGGATTGGGATGCGATGCTGGATGGGACGGACGTGCGATGTGACGGGTGCTGCTCGACATACATTCTCCTAGGTGCCCTGATGGCGTTAAATATTTTTTATGCGCATTTTTTAATGCGAATCATTATTATTAATATTTAATTAGGAGAAACTTAAGACAGATAAAAAAACGGGCACACCCTCGCAGGTGCGCCCGTTCTTCTAACCGCGCAGCAGATTAGTGCTTGGCAGCGGCTTCTTTGACGTCAGCAGCGGCTTTGGCGCGTACTGCGTCGGTTTTATTGGCGGCCAGCGCTTTGTCTTCGGTGGCGTCAACGGTTTTCTTGATGGCTTTGGCGTCCGCTTTCACGGTTTTCTTTTCAGCCTTCTCGACTGCCTTGGCAACGTCTTTCTGGCCTTCGGCAGCAACTTTGGCTTTGTCTTCAGGATCGGCCTTGGCCACTTTTTCGTTGGCTTTGGCAGCTTCGGTGTTTACCTTGGCTTGCTGTTCAGCGTGGACCTGGTCGGCCTTGTTGACAGCCTTGTTGGCTTTTTTGTCGGCTTTGGCTTCAACCTTGGCTTCTTTTTGCTGGGCCTTGGCGATGTCCTTGTTGGCTTCGGTCTGGGCGCGGCTTACTTCCGGCGTTTGGGCGAAGGCAGCGGTAGCGAACAGGCCGGCGATCAGGGTAGCGACGATTTTGCTCATGATAGTTCCTCTCAATTATGTTTGGATACGTTCTTATTTAGGTGGGCAAGACCATCAAAGGCCCCGCCTCTAAACGCTTTC
This is a stretch of genomic DNA from Duganella zoogloeoides. It encodes these proteins:
- a CDS encoding TonB-dependent receptor domain-containing protein; protein product: MSSSTRHIARPSHPASHPNPHPTRKTALALAIAVVMAGGSVSAGSALAQIATTGTMAEVVVSAAGFEQNIKDAPASITVITRAELERERFGNLTQALESVEGIDVGAASDKTGGMNISIRGMPSDYTLVLIDGRRQNAAGNVTPNNFGGTQTSFMPPLAAIERIEVIRGPMSTLYGSDAMGGVVNIITRKVGKKWIGSVGADYTAQQESAFGDVKAGRFYLSGPLSTDLLGLSLRGSTQRRDAANVTYQNINGVETPTNMGANPVRSEVNNYGGRLAFTPNRAHTIMLDVEAGRQTYDNAAGQLGTLGVQGGYGPKQKYNRDQYTLSHTGRLGWGTIDSSYMVNQTETIGRTIPPGTPGAVAGSARTLEVESRVFDTKLVLPWGNHMSTIGAQWWQAEMTDGVAPAKFEFTQKALFLEDEWRLAETVALTLGARYDDHSIFGGQMSPRAYAVWSATPNWTVKGGVSRGYKTPRVEQLSPGINGFGGQGTIPLVGSPGLKPETSTATELSVHFDNLAGWTASGTLFNNKFKDKITTGTGLINCDYRQAPNRPGCVSFGNWPNVDAFGQSINVDEAVTRGAEFNTRVALSKTVAASANYTYTDSEQKSGANAGKPLSDTPEHAVNARLTWDITPDVKSWLRAEYRSDRFRDPGTSASTRVAKEVLGDYQGYTMLHLGGSYQLTKAVTLNAAIYNLLNKDFLDYRSYRATPTANPTYSNTYVNSQEGRRLWLSANVDF